One Calidithermus timidus DSM 17022 genomic window, AGGTGGGGCTGTCGGGGCGGTCGTCGTTGGCGTGCATGAAGACGCTGAAGCCCATCAGCTCGAAGGGGAGCTTGCCCCCACGCAGCCGGTGGGCCAGCAGGTAGAAGCTCGCCTCGGCGCCCTCGAAGGAGTAGCCGGCGTGCTCGAGCTGCTTGACCTCCTCCAAGAGTGCCCCCGCCGTCTCCTTGGGCAGCTGCACCCCAGCCTCGGCCAGCTTGGCGAGCAGGTTGCTTCGGCCCGAGAGGTCGGAAACCAGTACCCGCCTTGTGTTGCCCACCGCCTCGGGGGGCACGTGCTCATAGGTGCGCGGGTTCTTCAGCACCGCCGAGACGTGGATGCCGCCTTTGTGGGCGAAGGCCGCGTCGCCCACGTAGGGGGCCCGCAGGTTGGGGGTGAGGTTAGCCCGCTCGTCGACGTAGTGCGAGACCTCGCGCAGCTCGGTGAGCTTTCCCCGGCTGATGCCCTCAAGCTCGAGCCCGTACTTGAGGATGAGGTTGGGGATGGTGCTGGTGAGGTTGAGGTTGCCGCAGCGCTCCCCGTAGCCGTTGATGGTGCCCTGCACGTGGGTCGCCCCGGCCCGCACGGCAGCCAGCGCGTTGGCAACCGCCAGTTCCCCGTCGTTGTGGGGATGGATGCCAATGCGCACGCTGGGGAAAGCCTCCACGACAGCGCGGGTGATCTCGGCGACCTCCTCGGGCAGGCTGCCGCCGTTGGTGTCGCACAGGCACAGCGTGTCGGCCCCGCCACGCACGGCGGCCTCGAGCGTCGCCAGCGCATAGCCCCGGTTGGCCTTGAAGCCGTCGAAGAAGTGCTCGGCGTCGTGGATGACCCGCCGGCCCTGGCTCACCAGGTAGCGGTAAGTCTCCTCGATCATGCGCAAGTTCTCCTCCAGGCTCACCTCGAGCGCCTCGGTGACGTGGAAGTCCCAGGACTTGGCGACCACCGTGACCACCGGGGTGTGGGCCTCCAGCATGGCCTGCACCGAAGGGTCGTCTTGTGGACGGAGCCCCTTGCGCCGGGTCGAGCCGAAGGCCACCAGCCGGGTCTGGCCCAGGTCCACGCCCCGCATGCGGGCGAAGAACTCCGCGTCCTTGGGGTTCGACCCCGGCCAGCCGCCCTCGACGAGGGGCACGCCGAAGGCCGCCAGCCGCCGGGCAATGGCCACCTTGTCGTCGCTGGAGAGGCTCACGGCCTGCCCCTGGGTGCCGTCGCGCAGGGTGGTATCGAGGATTTCGATCATATCTACTCCAAGCTCTCTAGGTCGGCCAAGTCCTGGCTTCTGCCGGTAGCCAATCTGGACAACCGTTCCGGCTTCCGGAAGAAAGCTTCAGCGCACGATGCCCTTGGCCTGCACCTCGTCCAGGCTCGGCGGGTGCTTGGCCGCCTGCCCGGCCACCAGCTTGTTGGCCGCATCCAGGTAAGCGCGGGCCGAAGCCTCGATGATGTCGGGCGAGATGCCGTGGCCGGTGGCGAGCACTTCGCCCAGCTTGAGCTTGACCGTGACCTCGCCCAGCGCCTCGGTGGTGCCGGTGACCGCCTCCACGCGGTAGAGCTCGAGTTCGGGCTGGATCTCGATGGCCTCGGCGAGTGCCTTGTAAACCGCGTCTACCGGACCGTCCCCGATTGCCGTGGTGGTCACCTCACCCTTGGGGGTCTTCAGGCGCACGGTGGCGGTGGGGAGCATGCCGTAGCCGGAGAAGAACTGAAGCTGCTCGATGGCAAATAAATGCGCGGTGGGCGCGGTCTCGCTCTCGACCAAAGCCCGCAGCTCTTCGGTGGAGATGGGACCTTTGCGATCTACGATCTCGCGGAAGCGCTGGAAGACGGTCTGCATCTGGCTCTCGTCGAGTTTGTAGCCCAGGTCGTGCAGGGCCTTCTTGACCGCGGCCCGGCCCGAATGCTTGCCCAGCACCAGCACGGCGGCCTCGCGGCCCACCAACTCGGCGTTCATGATCTCGTAGGTCTCTTTGTTCTTGATCACCCCGTCCTGGTGGATGCCCGACTCGTGGGCGAAGGCGTTGTCGCCCACGATGGCCTTGTTGGGCTGCACCACCATGCCGGTGTAGCGCTCGATCATGCGGCTGATGCGGTAGATTTCGCGGGTGTTGATCTGGGTTTCGGCCTGGTAGTGGTCGCGGCGCACGTAGAGGGCCATGACCACCTCCTCCAAGGCGGTGTTCCCGGCCCGCTCTCCGATGCCGTTGATAGTACACTCGATCTGGGTCGCACCGTTCTCCACCGCCGCCAAGCTGTTGGCGGTGGCCATGCCCAGGTCGTCGTGGCAGTGGGCGGAGATGTGCACGTCGCGCCCGCGCACCACCTCGTCGTGGATACGCTTGATGAGGGCGCCGTACTCCAGCGGCGTGCCATAGCCGGTGGTGTCGGGGATGTTGATGGTGGTAGCCCCGGCGGCGATGGCGGTATCGTAGAGGCGCAGCACGAAGTCGAAGTCGGCGCGCATGACATCCTGGGCGCTGAACTCCACGTCGTCGGTGAAAGTACGGGCGTAGCGCACCATCTCATCGGTGAGTTCTATGATCTGCTCGGGCGTCTTCTTGAGCATGTACTCCAGGTGCACCCGGCTGGCGCTGGTGAAAACGTGGATGCGACGTTTCTCGGCGGGCTCGAGCGCGGCGGCAGCCCGCTCGATGTCGAGCTTGTGGGTGCGGGCCAGGGCGCAGATCACCGGCCCCTGCACCTCCTGGGCGATCCGAGAAACGCACTCGAACTCGCTGGCCCCGTTCACCGGAAAACCCGCTTCGATGATGTCGACGTTAAGGCGGGCCAGGGCGTGGGCGATCTCGAGCTTCTGCTGCAAGGAAAGGGCTACGCCAGGGGATTGCTCCCCGTCCCGAAGCGTGGTGTCGAAAATCCGGATGTGGCGCATGAAAACCTCCCGATGTCCTACGCCATAGGTCTTACTAAAAGCCTTGGGCGTACGACGTAGGACGCAAAGCGTACGCCC contains:
- the cimA gene encoding citramalate synthase, whose protein sequence is MIEILDTTLRDGTQGQAVSLSSDDKVAIARRLAAFGVPLVEGGWPGSNPKDAEFFARMRGVDLGQTRLVAFGSTRRKGLRPQDDPSVQAMLEAHTPVVTVVAKSWDFHVTEALEVSLEENLRMIEETYRYLVSQGRRVIHDAEHFFDGFKANRGYALATLEAAVRGGADTLCLCDTNGGSLPEEVAEITRAVVEAFPSVRIGIHPHNDGELAVANALAAVRAGATHVQGTINGYGERCGNLNLTSTIPNLILKYGLELEGISRGKLTELREVSHYVDERANLTPNLRAPYVGDAAFAHKGGIHVSAVLKNPRTYEHVPPEAVGNTRRVLVSDLSGRSNLLAKLAEAGVQLPKETAGALLEEVKQLEHAGYSFEGAEASFYLLAHRLRGGKLPFELMGFSVFMHANDDRPDSPTWAEATVRVKVGESVQHTAGESKFGPVSALDIAFRKAVQAFYPEIGEIELSDYKMRILSGQESGTASGVRVMIEMHRAGERWTTVGASRNSLEASLKALTDGYAYALVKAQPVPQD
- a CDS encoding 2-isopropylmalate synthase is translated as MRHIRIFDTTLRDGEQSPGVALSLQQKLEIAHALARLNVDIIEAGFPVNGASEFECVSRIAQEVQGPVICALARTHKLDIERAAAALEPAEKRRIHVFTSASRVHLEYMLKKTPEQIIELTDEMVRYARTFTDDVEFSAQDVMRADFDFVLRLYDTAIAAGATTINIPDTTGYGTPLEYGALIKRIHDEVVRGRDVHISAHCHDDLGMATANSLAAVENGATQIECTINGIGERAGNTALEEVVMALYVRRDHYQAETQINTREIYRISRMIERYTGMVVQPNKAIVGDNAFAHESGIHQDGVIKNKETYEIMNAELVGREAAVLVLGKHSGRAAVKKALHDLGYKLDESQMQTVFQRFREIVDRKGPISTEELRALVESETAPTAHLFAIEQLQFFSGYGMLPTATVRLKTPKGEVTTTAIGDGPVDAVYKALAEAIEIQPELELYRVEAVTGTTEALGEVTVKLKLGEVLATGHGISPDIIEASARAYLDAANKLVAGQAAKHPPSLDEVQAKGIVR